One genomic segment of Gorilla gorilla gorilla isolate KB3781 chromosome 23, NHGRI_mGorGor1-v2.1_pri, whole genome shotgun sequence includes these proteins:
- the CSDC2 gene encoding cold shock domain-containing protein C2 — protein MTSESTSPPVVPPLHSPKSPVWPTFPFHREGSRVWERGGVPPRDLPSPLPTKRTRTYSATARASAGPVFKGVCKQFSRSQGHGFITPENGSEDIFVHVSDIEGEYVPVEGDEVTYKMCPIPPKNQKFQAVEVVLTQLAPHTPHETWSGQVVGS, from the exons ATGACTTCAGAGTCGACGTCACCCCCAGTTGTGCCCCCGCTCCACTCCCCCAAGTCCCCAGTCTGGCCCACCTTCCCCTTCCACAGGGAGGGCAGCAGGGTCTGGGAGCGGGGTGGTGTCCCACCTCGGGACCTACCCAGCCCTCTGCCCACCAAGCGGACCAGGACCTATTCAGC GACAGCCCGGGCCTCAGCTGGCCCCGTGTTCAAGGGCGTCTGTAAGCAGTTCTCACGCTCACAGGGCCATGGCTTCATCACCCCCGAGAACGGGTCCGAGGACATCTTCGTACATGTGTCTGA CATCGAGGGGGAGTACGTGCCAGTGGAGGGCGACGAGGTGACCTACAAGATGTGCCCTATCCCTCCCAAGAACCAGAAGTTCCAGGCCGTGGAGGTGGTGCTCACTCAGCTGGCCCCCCACACTCCCCACGAGACGTGGTCTGGCCAGGTCGTGGGCTCCTAG